The following is a genomic window from Halodesulfovibrio sp..
GTTCCTGTGTGCTTACCCTGATACAAAGATCCAAGAGACTCAGCAGCATCTTCAATAATAGGAACATCATACTTTTCGCTCAGTTCGACAATGCGCTTCATGTCTGCACTCTGACCATAAAGGTGCACAACAATCATCGCTTTCGGCTTCTGCCCTTTTTCGCAGTATTCTTTCAACGCTCTTTCAAGAGCCTCTGGGGACATATTCCATGTAGCAGGCTCTGAGTCTATGAATACAGGAGTTGCGTTCTGGTAAAGAATTGGGTTGGCACTGCCAATAAATGTAAAGCTTGAACAAAGTACAATATCACCTGCTGAAACCTCTAAAAGGCGAAGTGCAAGATGAATAGCTGCCGTGCCGGAGCTAACAGCAACAGCTGCGTTAGACCCAACATATTCAGCCATTTCAACTTCAAATGCATCCACATTCGGTCCCAGCGGAGCAATCCAGTTGGTTTTAAATGCTTCTTCTACATATTGAAGCTCATGACCACCCATATGTGGCATAGAAAGCTCAATTCTAGGCATCATCTCACGACTAAGATGTACCCCCACAGGTTTATTTTCAGCATCTACAACTGGAATTTGAGCAACGCCATGCTTATTCATAAGTCCCACAATTTCGCTGCGAGACACACCCTCTTTAACAGTCAAAGGCTGCAACGGCTCTAATTGGTCCAAAGTCTCATCTAAAGATTTTCCAGCCAAAAGCTGTCTGCGAATATCTCCATCTGTAATGGTACGTTGCAACACACCGTTGGAATCAACTAGCAATACGATAGACATGGCACTACGATCTAAAATCTCAAGTGCTTCTTTCAGAGTGTGTGTTTTTAAAACTTTTATCTGACCAATATTATTCATTTGAATTCACGATCCTTTCTGGAATACCCACAACTATCTGATGATCCGGTATATCGCGTGTAACAACGGCACCTGCACCAACAACAACATTACGACCAATTTTAATCATAGGAAGAATTACTGCACCTGCACCAATAAGAGTACACTCGCCCACTTCCACCCCCCCGGTCAAAATGCTTCCAGGAGCTATATGCGAATAAGCACCAATCCGACACTCATGGTCAACAACAGCACTATGGTTAATTATACAGCCTTCATCAATTTTACTCTCTGCCGCAACCACAGCTTTGGCAGCCGCAAACACACCTTCGCCTACTACAGCACTAGGCGAAATGGATGCTTCAGGGTGTATAATGGATGTATATTCTTTACCATTCGCTTGGGCAAGCATACTCAGCTGTTGTCGTACTGAATTATTACCGATAGCAATATGGTATGCTTCGGGAAGCGCGCTCCATTCTTGTAAAAACTCTATGGCAACACCACCTAAAATAGTACGCCCTTTTTTTGCTCTGTCTTGATCAAAAACTCGCAAAGAGCAACTTGGTGCCATAGCTCGTAGTGCTTCTATAGCAACCTTAGAGTGACCTCCAGCGCCAATAATAGCCACACTAGTAGGCATTGATCTTTTCCAAAACTTTTGTAGAAAGAGAAATTTGTTTTAAGCAGTCAACAATGCGTTCTGCGGCAGCCCCATCCCCGTACACATTTTGCCAACGCTGTCCCTTCATGTCGCGCGCTGTTTGCAACGCACTCACAATTGCTTCTTTTTCAGGAGCAGCATCAACAACATTGAGGTTTCGCTCCCTGCAATTCTGACGATTACCTATATTAACAACAGGAGTATTAACAGAAGCCGACTCAATAATTCCACTACTAGAATTGCCTACAAAAACATCTGCGTAAGCCATAAATGACAAAAATTCGTCCCGTGGAAGATGAACTTTTGTTATGACGTTATCCCTTACACTGAATTCATTGATAACGTTAACTATCGCGGCTGAGCCAGAGTCAGCATTCGGGGCAATGACCAAATTTTGCATATCTGTTTCACAGGTAGCTTCTAGCAGAGCACGAGTCTGTTTCTCTGCATCACCAGCACGCTGAACCACAGGGTGAAACAACACGAGAGCCAACGGCTTGTTACTGTTGAGATCATAGCGGGCAAAAAGCGATTCTTTGTCTAGTAGCTTCCGGTGATAGACATCATCCAGTCCTGGAGCGCCTGTCACAAATACATTCTGCTTCTGCTCTCCCATGCTAATCAAACGCTCACACGACTTCTGTGTGGCAGTCATATGATAATGAGCAAGCTTGGAAATAGCATGACGAATAGATTCATCAACAGTTCCTGAAAGCTCACCACCATGAATGTGTGCTACAACAATATTCAAATGCAGTGCCGCAAGGGCTCCTGCCATCATTTCGCCCCTGTCACCAAGCAGCAGCAAAACGTCCGGCTGTATTCTCTCTAGTGCTTTAGTAAAACCAATTACCTGCTCGCCAAGTGCGATAGACATCTCACTTCCAGAACCACCGGATAGTTTAACAGGAACCTTTTCACCAATAGATAATCCACTCTCAGAAATCTCTTTCCATGTCTCTCCATACTCCTCCAGAAGGTGCATTCCTGTAACAAGGAGATTAAGAGAAAGTTCAGGATCTTGGTCTATTGTATGCAAAGCTCTCTTCATGAGCCCAAAGTCCGCACGAGTTCCTGTTATGTAACAAATTTTACGCATCAACAAGATCCTGCCATAACAATACAGACCCTTTGTTTTTAGCTACCTTTAAACGGCGTCCAACAATGCTTTCTAAGTGTTTAGGTGGAATACCTGTACCCGGACGCAGCAATTCTACATCATCCTTGGTAAGTATTTCGCCTTCAGCCTTGTCCACCACCACAGTAACACTACGTCGTACTAGTTCGCGCACTGGCAGTTCTTTGGCGCTCGGCTCTTTTACCCCGCTTCCCATCGAAATTTCAATCTGGCGAATCTGCTGCACCATTTCTGTTAACTCATTTGGCTCCAGTGAAGCCTGATGGTCAGGACCGGGCAAGTTTTTATCCAGCGTAAAGTGCTTTTCTATAACAGTTGCTCCCATGGCAACGGCTGCAACAGGCACCAAAATACCAGCCGTATGATCGGAATAGCCGATAGGCACCGGAAGCTCGCGTACCATGGTATGTATCGCACTCAGGTTCACATCTTCCAACGGAGCAGGATAATTTGAGGTACAATGCAGCACTGTGAGCACACTTTCTAATGGTGCGACAAACCCGCACTCTTCGCGGGCTTCATTGATAGCAGCAACAGCCTCTTTAACTTCTTCTAACGTTGCCATACCGGTTGATAAGATCATCGGCTTATCAAAAGCAGCCAGTTCACGAAGAAACGGGATGTTAGTCAATTCACCAGAAGGAATTTTGAAACGCTCCATTCCCAGACTAAGAAGGTAATGAGCAGAATCAATATCAAACGGCGTAGACATGAATTCAATATCATGAGCTTTGCAGTGCTGAATTATTTTCTCATGCAGCTGATCTGTAAGCTCAAGTTTCTTGAGCATAGTGTACTGATCGCTATTTCCGGTCTGTTCTTTTTGATACTCGGCTGTAGCTGTTCCTTTAGAAACAAGCTTACTCGCTTTAAACGTTTGAAATTTAACAGCGTCAGCACCAGCACGAGCTGCTAATTCAATAATACGTAGCGCAAATTCTTCTGAACCATTATGATTAACACCGGCTTCTGCAATAACAAATGTATGGGGTGCTTTCTTCTGTGCCAGTATAGGAGAATCCATTACCATGCTGACAACCCACCATCGACCATTAAGTTCTGTCCTGTAATGTACCCTGAAGCCGGAGATGCTAAGAACAACGCAGCGTCAATAATTTCCTGCGCAGTTGCCATGCGTCCCATAGGGATGCGTGCACTATAGTTCTTTTCAAACACATCGTTTTGCCCACTGGCAACACCGCCCGGTGAAATTGCATTAACGCGGATACCGTCTTTAGCCCACACAGCAGCGAGATGTTTTGTTAAAGAGATTACGCCACCTTTGGAAGCTGAATATATTGGCGGTGTATTAATCTGGCAGCCAAGATAAAGTGATCCTTCATAGATACGCATATCTGGAGCAAGTGCACCGTAAATTGATGCAGTTTGCACAATCGAACCACCACCATGTTGTGCCATAATCTTTGCACACTCTCTTGCCATAAGGAATAAACCATCGAGGTTAACAGACATAACTTCGCGCCATGTATCCATGGAGTATTCTTCAATAGGATCAAAAAAGCGCAATAAATCATCTGTTTTTGTTGCAGCATTGTTGAATAGAATATCGATACGACCTTTCAATTCAACGATAGATGCAACTACATCTAAAATTTCTTGTTCTTTTGAAAGATCACATGGAAAAGCTGCTACAGAAGCATCTTCCCCTAATGAGGCACAAACTTCATCCAGTGCTTCCTTATTTACATCTACCATAGCAACAAAGGCACCATGGTCGACTAAATGCTGCACAAGTACTTTTCCAAGAATACCAGCAGCACCTGTTACAACAGCAACTTTTCCTTCAAGGCGAAGGTAAGAAGAATTATTCAACGTACAACTCCTAACAAACTATACTCATACTATTACGATTCAACAGTCACCCAGTGTGTAGTGCGCAGCGATTCATGGGCAGCTTCAATCCAGCGCATTGTTGCCATGGCATCTTCCAGAGTGCAAAGCATGGATGTCTCCTGATGCATAGCGGCTAGGTGCTGATCCCGTATCATTGAATCACGGACAACGGGAACGAGTTCTTCTTTCCCATTTATGGAAAAAACACCTTTTATCAAATCAACGTGTATTGTTCCCATAGAACCATTGGCAATAATCCAACGGGATGGGGAACGATCTAGATAATTCACATGAACTGTTGCTAACGGGCAGCGGTCAAGTTTAGCTAACAGCGTTGCGGCATCCTCACTTTCAATTTCCAGCGAGCTTAGTTGACCACCGGAAACAATAGTCTGCCTGCACGTCCCTGCACAAAGCTGCACATAATCAAGTTCGTGGCTCAAATCACGAATAACACCGCCATCTTCTTTGCGCGCTGAATATGATTTACGGTAGTCACTATCTGGACGCCAATCCGGCAAGAACTGACCTACATAAGCAGTCAACGTCCACAACTGCTCATCACGCAAGTGTTTTACCAACCGTTGGATTATCGGATGGAAACGTAACGTATATCCTACATACACAGAGCCAGACGGAACAGCTCCCAGCTCTTCGATTTGAGCTGCCAGAGGTTTCTCAACTAAAGTTATGCCCTCATACTTCAGTTTTGCAAGTTCTGATAAAGATGCTGCATGAATTTTTGTATCATTCGCAATAACAACATATTGTGGTTCCCAAGTTTCAACACCTTCCGAAATTGATCTAAACACTAAAAATTCCGGCGTCGTGCTCCGCGAAACCAAAGCAACATCATGTCCCATTTCCTGCAACACGCGCGCGTGCCGCTGCCCAATAGAGCCGTATCCAATAACTAAGCACTTCATATTAATTATCAGCGGAACGTCGTTCAAGCAGCATAGAAACTATGTCAAAATCCATTTCACAATCAATATCAATTGAACGCTCTTCAGGCATTACGTAAATATCGGTGTCCTCATGAAACAAACCATCTTTCTCCATAAGTACATCTCTACGCCACACATAAATAGAAGCATTCATATCATAACATTCAGGAGTATCCTGCCGTCGCAAAAAAGGGGTATCAGACTTTTTCGCCAAATCAATCCCCCCAGCTTCAGTTCGCTCCACAAGATTAAAATACGGTGATCGTCGAGCTGGTGCGCCAGTAATTACGTTACCAATTCCACGCTCACGTAACAAATTGATACTTGCAGCAATATCCGAAGACAGCCTCAATGGGGACGTACAATCTAAGTCAACCACAATATCGACACGCTTATTAAGCTGTTCTTCTACTTTTTCCACGCAATGACGAATAGCAGCAAGCTTACCAGAACTGTCTGTTGCAAGCTCAGCTGGACGCTTTATAAGAACGGAGGCTCCAGCTTCTTTTGCTGCCTCAAGATATGTAGAACTGTCACTACTAAATGCAATTTCTTCAAACAAATCAGTTTCGATTGCCTGCTCAACAGTATGTGCCAATAGAGGCTTTCCGGCTAGTAACCGAATGTTTTTATTAGGGACCCCTTTAGAGCCGCCTCGAGCACAGATGGTACATAAAATGACTTCTGCCACCTTACACTCCCTCACAAGATTAAAACTTTTTCAATTCGGTCAAATGCGCTGTAAGCCAACTGACAACATACAAATGATCGTCATAAAGACGCAGAGCGACAGGATCCTGCAAACAGCCACGCTCAACGCCAAATCGAAGCATGCGTTCTTTGTAATTCCAGTTTGTATCAAACTTGAACACACTTCCCTGCTGTTTATCTATCAAATAAAAACCACTTTCACATGCAACAAGATCATTGCACACTAAGACTGGGAGAACAGAGTGGTGTTCAACTCTTTCTGTATCCAAGGAAAATGAGGTGACACAACCGAACTTGTTATTATCAATAACATAAATGACACCGTCAAAATATCGGGCGAAATGCACTTGCGGCACAATATCTTGAGCAACTAGCCGCCTTGACTCTTCTTCCCAAAGCTTCCCTGTATAATCGAGAAAAAATGTTTTTCCCTTGTATGCAAACACTAGAATGACAGGCTGTTCATGCTCAAGAAACTCCCACTCACCGCCATCTCCCAGCCATGCTCCCGGAGTGTAAAAAGAACCGACAGCGACTCTACCGTCATGCTGAATATCTATCTGAGTAGGAAGTCCTAACCGCCAATGCTGTTCTGTTCCATCATTGGCTCGATAATGCACATTTTTATCATCAGAAGTAACCCACCAGAAACCATCCGCACACTGCATGTAATCCCAAGGCTTATTGCCCTTAAGAATAGTTTCAGCAACAACACCTTCTGTAAGACTCGCAGGCAGGTCACGGTCAATAATCATCTGGAGATAAAAATTAAGACGTTGCGCTCGCATACGTATAGAACGCTTTCCAGATGGCGTAAGGTGGTTAGACATCACTTCAGACATGCGGAATGCAAGTTCAGCCCAGTTTTCAAACTCAGGAATAGAAGCGCATCCGTTCATTATTTTGAGTGCAATTAAATCTATCTGTTCTTCCTGCTCCAAATTTCCAGAAGACAAGAGTTCCGCTGCAACTTGTGCAGCTGTTCGTGGATCAGGATCACCGGAAATCTGCACAGCATCTCCCGGCATAATATCGTACCACGTCAAGGAGTTCTGCGCCCCATCAACAAAATCCGTATATGAGATACATAATTGTGTCTCGCACATACTCTCTTTATTCATACATCACCGATTTCACGTAGTTACAACTCATTATATCTACGGATATCCTTAAAATTGTTCAATGGCTCAAACCTACTGCACTGGGTACAGTTCGATTTCTGAAATTCCGTTGAGTTCGCCTTTCGAAGCAAGAAATGTAATTCTGTAATACCTAAGCGAATCTTCATTTTGCATTACAAAAGCAGAAGGCTTTGAGGGGTCATGACTCAACATCACATTGCTACGGCTATCAATCTTTTTCCAGACATCACCGTCTGTCGAGCCTTCCACAACCCAACTGTATTCCGTGCCAAGTGCAACTCCCATGCGATTCATTGCTACCATTCGATACACTCCAATGCGCGGCATATCGTCAGAAGAAAAAGCAAAGAGCACAGAAAAATTATCTTCTGCATCCCATGTAATTCCAGAACCATAGTCCATATCTGCAAGCCGCCAAACAGGCATAGTATCAATGCGTCCTTTAACAGCTGCACTTGGCGCTCTGTTTGGCCATGTTTCCATCTGCCCTGTTAACGCTACCTTCGTATTAGGAGGAAAATCTTTACTAGCTATGGAAACAATAGAGGTATGGGCAGAATTGTCAGAAATAGCCTGCGAGATACCTTTCACATACCCTTTTTTTTCTTTTTCAGGTTCAATACTCAATGCAAACGGATGAGGCACGCATTCGTTAAATTGCACCTTCCAGTACAGTTCCTGATCCTCAGTGGCATACAAAAGCGGAAGACCTTCAATATACTCACCTAGGGGTTTAGCACCTTCTACTAACTCAACTTTTCCCAATTCCTGAATAGGAACTGAAATAATCGGCTGCATGCCTACATACAAAGTATCAACAATCGGCTGTGATGAATCAAGCACCCACCAATTATGGGGAAGACGTACACTAGGAGCATCGCCACCTTGCCTGTATACTTGGTATCCAAGTTTATTCCTCAGCTGCAAATATGCAAAATCACGCGCAGGACTCCATAAAACCCATGTGTTATCCTTCGGCAATGCGTTTACATTATCTGGAAGTAGCAGCACCTTTGCGTCAGTTGCTCCCCGTAAATTAAGTAAAGCCTGTAGTATCGGCTTCATTACAGGATCTGTAGTCATCACCTGTTCATCATTATCGATAACACTCGCTCCGTGTTTCGCAACAAACTCAACAGCCGGAAACACAAACGCAGGACTGGTTACAAATGCCCATCCCACTGCGCCGAAAGCAATCATCCCGAGTGCCCAACCATGCTGTAATGCAGGTTGCTTAACAGCAGGTTCTTTTCCAGGACGCAACAGTGCTAATGATGCTATAAGAAATGTAACACCAATCAGGTAATTACGCTCCTGCGGCAGGAACAAGCAACCAACACTGAACATTACCAATACAGCAAGGAGAGCCAAAGCACGATAATTCGTGTCACGCCCCTTCGCTAATATACTATCAGTCGCAGCCCTCCACGCAGCAATAAAGCACATTGCAAGTAGTGCCAAAAGCGCAGGAACCCCTGCCATTAAAATAATATCGAGGTACAACACATGAGTTGAGTAGGTGCACCTTGCCCCATTGAATACTGTACCCGAAAGAGGCAATTCCAATAGACCAATTCCACTACCGGTCCAAAGCAATGATGGCAAAAGTTTAAGACCAGACATAGCGAGCAGTGCACGGTCAGAATTCGCCTGAACAAAACTCTGCACAGCTTCTGCACTTTCAACTGCAACATTCGCGGGCTTTAAATAAAAAATCCCCGAAGACATGAAACTCATGACCAGCACTGCACTAAGCAGCAGCATATAATTCCGCTGACGGAGCGCCCCGATACACACTACAAACGAACCTAGCAGCAGTGCTAAACTTAATGCTCGTGTACCGTTTATAAAAATTAGTCCAACCAAAAAGGCTACAGCCAACCCAATCTGCCACTTACTTTTTGATGAATTTTTTTGTACTAGAGCAAGCATAACCCCGCTTATCAGCACAAGAGCATATGTTGCTGGAGCGTGATAATAACTGGTACCACGAACACGGTAAAAATAATTCGTCAGATCGGGTGCATCAAGAACATACGAAAAATCACCGACAATCCACTGGATGGCTACGATACACCCCGTAATAAGTCCGCCTGCTCCTGCCCATACCAAAAGGCGGCGTACATCGGCTTCACTGCGCACAAGAAAAACTGGCAGCACAGCCCAGTAGACCCATGTTGCCCAACCGGATGCACCGGTAATCATCTGTGCAAAATGACTTTGCTCACCACGGAAAAGAAGATTTACCCCCAGTGCAAACAGTGTCCAAATCCAGAACACGAGAGCACTGCCTGTATACATTCCTACAAGGCGATCACGTTGCCAATTCATACCAGTTGCTATGCAACACAACCCAGTTGCACACATCATATCAAACAGCAGCAACGCACTATCTGAAAAAACGGTCAGCGGCTGACCATACACATCTGTCAGTGCATGAATAATGTGTGCGAAGGGGTGCTGAACCAAATTACTACCCCATGCACCAAGGGAAATCGTTCCCAATAATGCAAATACTACACAAACAGATTTGCGCATTGCTGATGGAGGCAAGGCAGCAAGCAATACCATTGCAGCAACAAGTCTAATTGCTCCCTCCCAAATAGGAAGCAAAGGTAACGCGATGGCACCACAAAGTATAAAAGCTAATGCAGAAAGAAGAGGTGCGCGCAAATCAGAAAAGTTCACTAACAGTTTCATAATGTTAACAACTCAACACCAAATCCGCCGGAACGCCCAGCACCGCCAACGCCCACAGTCTCAACAGCAGAAGGAGGTAAAGTCTGGTTATCGAGCACATACACCCAATGTTCGCCCTTTTCCACAATATCTAAGTTATCATGATAGTATCGCCCATCGCGTGTTTTGATTGCCAAGAAGGGCTGAGGACCAAACAGGGAGCCGGAAACCAAACGTACATGCACGCGCTCTTCGATAAGTTCTATCGAGAATTTAGGGGCAGGCATACACAGTTCTGGTTCGTAGTTTTTAACATGAGCCTGAGCCGCTTCTTCTGCGCCAGAAAAACGGATTTTTACATCAGGAAATTCATCACGCTTGCTTGCAATCAAGGAGCGAACATACTCAACATCCAAACGAAGGTCGCGGTAGTCATGGTCAGCAAAAGAAACAATGGCAGAGCCATTGTCCCGCGCTTCTTGAAACGCTTCTGCGATATGTTCGGTTGTCAATAGACGAAAGCGGGTGCCCACGTTCAAACATCGGAAAACCCAGCGTCTACAACTGCCTTCTTCTTGGTAATCATCATGATGTGGATGGTAACCAAGCCACGACTCCGGTGCTCTACGCCAATCTCCGAAGCGCCCCAGCATAGTGTCACGCTGCAATTTTTTATCTTCACGAATAGACTGATTAGCGTAGTCAAACGGAATCCACTGCTCCATAAATGCATGAGCATCTGGTCTTTCGGAATGGAATCCAGGACGACTCGTGGTCGGGAACCATTTATTATCAATAATTCTTCGTGCAATAATATAAAGTAGCACATCCATATTATTGTTATATGATGTAGCAGCACTTAACGGTTTTCTATCAATGGAAAGCGGGTGGAAATGCCAGTTTATCTCATCTTGTATGCTATCTGTTTCCGCAAGCATATCCTTGTAAAAATTGAATACGTTTCCATACCCGATATCTTTATGACGCGGGTTTTCAGAGAAACCAAGATGATCAACGCAATGCCAGCTATAAACCCAGCCTCTGCCGAAATCATCTACCATCTTATTACGGAATGATGGGCTGAGTGCTTCATCCAACATGGTCTGAACATCGTGCCATGTACGGTTATAGTTCAATAACTGCGGAGAAAGAACAGCAGCAACTTGTTCTTCAGCACCATCTAACGGAATTTCTTTATTCTGCAACTGCGCTAGAGTCGTTCTTGAAGGCTTAAGCCAAATATCAAACAACTCTCCAACACGCTGGAATGTTGCGGACAAATCTTCACTGAGCGGACCTTCAGTATCAATACAATGTACTATATGTAAAACAGGATTATCCAAGAGTTCTCTCCCTCATTATGATTCTGTTATTTGGCTGTCCTTGCAAGAACCTCTTTTTCAATCAGGCGACAGACATTTTCCGTCGCAAGTCCCGGCTTTGGCAAAGCATCACGCAATGCTGCCAGACGCGCTGATTCTTCCGGATCGAACAGCAAGGTTTTCAATCCTTGCTCAGCATCATCAAGAGAGGGTACAGCCAGTGCCCCATCATCCTGCCCATACGTAACTACATTGCTGTAACAGGAAATAGTCATGACTAGAAGCGGTTTTGAAGACAGCAGAAGCTCCCAGCCCACTGTTGAGGTAAGCGTAACACCGACATCACACGCATGGATAACGTGTGCGAGAGGCTCATGGGCATGACTTTGCAGTACCCCATCCGGCAATACTTCCTTGCTGGCATCGGTACTGCTCGGGTGCAGCCGCACAACCAATTTCCACCCGTTCTTTTGGCAAACATCAGCAAGATGGTTACGAACACAGCGAGGCAGTTCCGGATTTGATGGTTCCGGCTGTTCTGCCCAGAAAATCAGAACATCATCCGGTGCAACGCCTCGTTCTTCACGCCATTTTCTCCCTGCAACAGGAAGAGAC
Proteins encoded in this region:
- the neuC gene encoding UDP-N-acetylglucosamine 2-epimerase gives rise to the protein MRKICYITGTRADFGLMKRALHTIDQDPELSLNLLVTGMHLLEEYGETWKEISESGLSIGEKVPVKLSGGSGSEMSIALGEQVIGFTKALERIQPDVLLLLGDRGEMMAGALAALHLNIVVAHIHGGELSGTVDESIRHAISKLAHYHMTATQKSCERLISMGEQKQNVFVTGAPGLDDVYHRKLLDKESLFARYDLNSNKPLALVLFHPVVQRAGDAEKQTRALLEATCETDMQNLVIAPNADSGSAAIVNVINEFSVRDNVITKVHLPRDEFLSFMAYADVFVGNSSSGIIESASVNTPVVNIGNRQNCRERNLNVVDAAPEKEAIVSALQTARDMKGQRWQNVYGDGAAAERIVDCLKQISLSTKVLEKINAY
- a CDS encoding Gfo/Idh/MocA family oxidoreductase, producing the protein MKCLVIGYGSIGQRHARVLQEMGHDVALVSRSTTPEFLVFRSISEGVETWEPQYVVIANDTKIHAASLSELAKLKYEGITLVEKPLAAQIEELGAVPSGSVYVGYTLRFHPIIQRLVKHLRDEQLWTLTAYVGQFLPDWRPDSDYRKSYSARKEDGGVIRDLSHELDYVQLCAGTCRQTIVSGGQLSSLEIESEDAATLLAKLDRCPLATVHVNYLDRSPSRWIIANGSMGTIHVDLIKGVFSINGKEELVPVVRDSMIRDQHLAAMHQETSMLCTLEDAMATMRWIEAAHESLRTTHWVTVES
- a CDS encoding SDR family oxidoreductase; translated protein: MNNSSYLRLEGKVAVVTGAAGILGKVLVQHLVDHGAFVAMVDVNKEALDEVCASLGEDASVAAFPCDLSKEQEILDVVASIVELKGRIDILFNNAATKTDDLLRFFDPIEEYSMDTWREVMSVNLDGLFLMARECAKIMAQHGGGSIVQTASIYGALAPDMRIYEGSLYLGCQINTPPIYSASKGGVISLTKHLAAVWAKDGIRVNAISPGGVASGQNDVFEKNYSARIPMGRMATAQEIIDAALFLASPASGYITGQNLMVDGGLSAW
- a CDS encoding O-antigen ligase family protein, with product MKLLVNFSDLRAPLLSALAFILCGAIALPLLPIWEGAIRLVAAMVLLAALPPSAMRKSVCVVFALLGTISLGAWGSNLVQHPFAHIIHALTDVYGQPLTVFSDSALLLFDMMCATGLCCIATGMNWQRDRLVGMYTGSALVFWIWTLFALGVNLLFRGEQSHFAQMITGASGWATWVYWAVLPVFLVRSEADVRRLLVWAGAGGLITGCIVAIQWIVGDFSYVLDAPDLTNYFYRVRGTSYYHAPATYALVLISGVMLALVQKNSSKSKWQIGLAVAFLVGLIFINGTRALSLALLLGSFVVCIGALRQRNYMLLLSAVLVMSFMSSGIFYLKPANVAVESAEAVQSFVQANSDRALLAMSGLKLLPSLLWTGSGIGLLELPLSGTVFNGARCTYSTHVLYLDIILMAGVPALLALLAMCFIAAWRAATDSILAKGRDTNYRALALLAVLVMFSVGCLFLPQERNYLIGVTFLIASLALLRPGKEPAVKQPALQHGWALGMIAFGAVGWAFVTSPAFVFPAVEFVAKHGASVIDNDEQVMTTDPVMKPILQALLNLRGATDAKVLLLPDNVNALPKDNTWVLWSPARDFAYLQLRNKLGYQVYRQGGDAPSVRLPHNWWVLDSSQPIVDTLYVGMQPIISVPIQELGKVELVEGAKPLGEYIEGLPLLYATEDQELYWKVQFNECVPHPFALSIEPEKEKKGYVKGISQAISDNSAHTSIVSIASKDFPPNTKVALTGQMETWPNRAPSAAVKGRIDTMPVWRLADMDYGSGITWDAEDNFSVLFAFSSDDMPRIGVYRMVAMNRMGVALGTEYSWVVEGSTDGDVWKKIDSRSNVMLSHDPSKPSAFVMQNEDSLRYYRITFLASKGELNGISEIELYPVQ
- the neuB gene encoding N-acetylneuraminate synthase; this encodes MDSPILAQKKAPHTFVIAEAGVNHNGSEEFALRIIELAARAGADAVKFQTFKASKLVSKGTATAEYQKEQTGNSDQYTMLKKLELTDQLHEKIIQHCKAHDIEFMSTPFDIDSAHYLLSLGMERFKIPSGELTNIPFLRELAAFDKPMILSTGMATLEEVKEAVAAINEAREECGFVAPLESVLTVLHCTSNYPAPLEDVNLSAIHTMVRELPVPIGYSDHTAGILVPVAAVAMGATVIEKHFTLDKNLPGPDHQASLEPNELTEMVQQIRQIEISMGSGVKEPSAKELPVRELVRRSVTVVVDKAEGEILTKDDVELLRPGTGIPPKHLESIVGRRLKVAKNKGSVLLWQDLVDA
- a CDS encoding aminotransferase class I/II-fold pyridoxal phosphate-dependent enzyme; the protein is MNNIGQIKVLKTHTLKEALEILDRSAMSIVLLVDSNGVLQRTITDGDIRRQLLAGKSLDETLDQLEPLQPLTVKEGVSRSEIVGLMNKHGVAQIPVVDAENKPVGVHLSREMMPRIELSMPHMGGHELQYVEEAFKTNWIAPLGPNVDAFEVEMAEYVGSNAAVAVSSGTAAIHLALRLLEVSAGDIVLCSSFTFIGSANPILYQNATPVFIDSEPATWNMSPEALERALKEYCEKGQKPKAMIVVHLYGQSADMKRIVELSEKYDVPIIEDAAESLGSLYQGKHTGTIGKIGIFSFNGNKIITTSGGGMVISDDKELMNRCRYLSTQARVTAPHYEHTEMGYNYRMSNVLAGIGRGQLQVLDSRAKTRRDIFERYRDKLSDIECLEWMPEPDGDYSNRWLSAVVFNPEKTDVKPQDLIKALAEVNIDARHFWKPMHQQPLFEDCHYYKHADVSFCDYLFETGVCLPSASNMTEEQQESVINIIRTLFQ
- a CDS encoding acylneuraminate cytidylyltransferase family protein — its product is MAEVILCTICARGGSKGVPNKNIRLLAGKPLLAHTVEQAIETDLFEEIAFSSDSSTYLEAAKEAGASVLIKRPAELATDSSGKLAAIRHCVEKVEEQLNKRVDIVVDLDCTSPLRLSSDIAASINLLRERGIGNVITGAPARRSPYFNLVERTEAGGIDLAKKSDTPFLRRQDTPECYDMNASIYVWRRDVLMEKDGLFHEDTDIYVMPEERSIDIDCEMDFDIVSMLLERRSADN
- a CDS encoding NeuD/PglB/VioB family sugar acetyltransferase; this encodes MPTSVAIIGAGGHSKVAIEALRAMAPSCSLRVFDQDRAKKGRTILGGVAIEFLQEWSALPEAYHIAIGNNSVRQQLSMLAQANGKEYTSIIHPEASISPSAVVGEGVFAAAKAVVAAESKIDEGCIINHSAVVDHECRIGAYSHIAPGSILTGGVEVGECTLIGAGAVILPMIKIGRNVVVGAGAVVTRDIPDHQIVVGIPERIVNSNE